A window of the Macadamia integrifolia cultivar HAES 741 unplaced genomic scaffold, SCU_Mint_v3 scaffold2529, whole genome shotgun sequence genome harbors these coding sequences:
- the LOC122066691 gene encoding toMV resistant protein Tm-2 netted virescent-like yields KEDWDTLKLAFLPHRDEGKQRVLLTIRIVEVAKHADPLTAPHLLAPSSGEESFELFSKKVFQYQARNEEISYSKYLEDVGRKLVARCGGLPLAIVVLGVLLSTKERTLSMWNKVFESVNWQLNEGPQQCMDIIALSYTDLPYYLQSCFLYFGLYPEDYEFSSEKLIRLWVAEGFIKQRGEETMEDTSEEYLEE; encoded by the coding sequence GAAAGAAGATTGGGACACATTAAAGTTGGCATTTTTACCACATCGGGATGAGGGGAAGCAACGAGTGTTACTTACCATTCGTATTGTGGAAGTAGCCAAACATGCTGATCCATTAACTGCTCCACATCTACTAGCACCTTCGAGTGGTGAGGAGAGTTTTGAACTCTTCTCAAAGAAGGTCTTCCAATACCAAGcaagaaatgaggaaataagCTACTCCAAATATTTGGAAGATGTTGGAAGGAAATTGGTTGCTAGGTGCGGTGGATTACCACTTGCGATTGTGGTATTGGGAGTTCTCTTATCGACAAAGGAGCGAACACTTAGCATGTGGAACAAAGTATTTGAAAGCGTGAATTGGCAACTTAATGAAGGCCCACAGCAATGCATGGACATAATAGCTTTGAGCTATACGGACTTACCGTATTActtgcaatcatgttttctctattttggtCTCTACCCAGAAGACTATGAGTTCTCTTCTGAAAAATTGATTCGATTATGGGTTGCAGAGGGGTTTATAAAACAGAGAGGAGAGGAAACTATGGAAGATACTTCGGAAGAGTACCTAGAAGAGTAG
- the LOC122066693 gene encoding disease resistance protein RPP13-like translates to MAERSVSFLIAKLGSLLLEEANFLGGVKTQILSLHDELEWINSFLRDADAKRRSNRRVNLWVSQVKSLAFDAEDIIDLYMLQIVQQRQRNMVKRFMGSSKYLFTLHMLGKEMEDINRRIEKISANKLKYGVEAFETGQTLARLDDGLARKRRRDTMEEEVDDVGFEKDSDEVATLLKQEDSRQLLVVPIVGMGGLGKTTLAKKVYNRSDVKNTFDSCAWVYVSQEYRIKDLLSGAIAQLMMHPKKELETKDEEDLVRILSGHLKEKRCMIVFDDVWKREDWDRLKLAFLVHQGEGKQQRVLLTTRNVEVAKHADPLIAPYELGLLGVKESFEHFSKKVFQYQERIEERSYSKDLEDLGKKLVARCEDYEISSQKLIRIWVAEGFILQRGEETMEDTAEEYLEELIDRSMIQAASRRPDGGVEKCRIHDLLWDLAVSEAKKDKLLEIYGSSNYQDS, encoded by the exons ATGGCTGAGCGCTCCGTCAGCTTTCTTATAGCAAAATTGGGTTCCCTGTTATTAGAGGAAGCTAATTTCCTTGGTGGAGTGAAAACGCAAATCCTGTCTCTGCACGATGAACTTGAGTGGATTAACTCCTTCCTAAGAGATGCTGATGCAAAGCGCAGAAGCAACCGGAGGGTGAACTTGTGGGTGAGCCAAGTCAAAAGCCTAGCTTTCGATGCTGAGGATATCATTGATTTGTACATGCTTCAAATCGTGCAACAACGGCAAAGAAATATGGTGAAGAGATTTATGGGTTCTAGCAAATATCTGTTTACTCTACACATGTTGGGGAAGGAAATGGAAGACATCAATAGAAGGATTGAGAAGATTTCAGCTAACAAATTGAAGTATGGGGTTGAAGCTTTTGAAACTGGACAGACTTTGGCTCGTTTGGATGATGGCTTAGCgaggaaaagaaggagagataCCATGGAAGAAGAAGTTGATGATGTTGGCTTTGAGAAAGACAGTGATGAAGTAGCGACGCTTCTAAAACAAGAAGACTCACGACAGCTTCTTGTAGTTCCCATAGTTGGTATGGGTGGTTTAGGTAAGACCACTCTTGCTAAGAAAGTTTATAATAGGAGTGATGTCAAGAACACTTTTGATTCTTGTGCATGGGTTTATGTCTCTCAAGAATACAGAATAAAAGATCTTCTCTCTGGGGCCATAGCACAACTAATGATGCACCCAAAAAAAGAGTTGGAAAccaaagatgaggaagatttggTGAGAATTCTCTCAGGTCACTTGAAAGAAAAACGATGCATGATCGTATTCGATGATGTATGGAAAAGAGAAGATTGGGATAGATTAAAGTTGGCATTTCTAGTTCATCAGGGTGAGGGGAAGCAACAGCGAGTGTTACTCACCACCCGTAATGTGGAAGTAGCCAAACATGCTGATCCATTAATTGCTCCATATGAACTCGGACTTCTGGGTGTTAAGGAGAGTTTTGAACACTTCTCAAAGAAGGTCTTTCAATACCAAGAAAGAATTGAGGAAAGAAGCTACTCCAAAGATTTGGAAGATCTTGGAAAGAAATTGGTTGCTAGGTGCG AAGACTATGAGATCTCTTCTCAAAAATTGATTCGAATATGGGTTGCGGAAGGGTTTATACTACAGAGAGGAGAGGAAACTATGGAAGATACTGCTGAAGAGTACCTAGAAGAGTTGATCGATAGGAGCATGATCCAAGCAGCAAGTAGGAGACCAGATGGAGGTGTTGAAAAATGTCGAATCCATGATCTCTTGTGGGACTTAGCAGTTTCAGAAGCCAAGAAAGATAAGCTTCTTGAAATATATGGGAGTAGTAACtatcaggacagttag
- the LOC122066694 gene encoding disease resistance protein RPH8A-like, with amino-acid sequence MAERSVSFLIAKLGSLLLEEANFLGGVKTQILSLHDELEWINSFLRDADEKRRSNRRVNLWVSQVKNLAFDAEDIIDLYMLQIVRQRQRNIVKRFMGSRKYLFTLHKFGNQVEDIKRRIGEISANRSKYGIETLETGETSTRLDDCLARKRRRDNMEEEVDVVGFEKDIEKLATLLKQEEESDRQLLVVSIVGMGGLGKTTLAKKVYDRSDVKNTFNSCAWIYVSQEYRIKDLLSGAIAQLMMRTKEELEKKNEEDLKNLLSNYLKERRCLLVFDDVWRKEDWDTLKLAFLPHRDERKQQRVLVTTRIMEVAKHTDPLIAPYELGLLGDKESFELFSKKVFQYQARIEERRYSKDLEDVGRKLVARCGGLPLAIVVLGGLLSTKERTLGVWNKVLESVNWQLNEGPQQCMDILALSYTDLPYYLQSCFLYFGLYPEDYEISSEKLIRLWVAEGFILQRGEETMEDTAEEYLEELIDRSMIQAASRRPDGGVEKCRIHDLLRDLAVSEAKKDKLLEIYGTSNCSAGSLSRFRRLAIHPNKNGMNPISSSTLHHLHSFLCFSFDLQKNEWKGLYVGFNLLRVLDLQNVTTLKDLPKEIGGLVLLKYLNLRRTKLQRIPHSMGNLCNLQTLDLSDTSITHIPKEIWRMQQLRHLSIFCRQKVVVTKIGRSCCSPPRVDNLRDLQTLHLPAGSWIEGGLNKLTNLRELQIRGKLSLYTRALTDSIDKLKKLKVLHLWGKYTMGDYLPFVSFSHHVHLYKLVLYGRLEKIPAPEDFPPYLIELRLNRSHLKQDDQPMATLQKLPSLKILQLGCDAFEGKEMICPGGGFPKLQNLKLFLVHALEDLKVEQGAFPCLKVLTIDECNKLKMLPDGLQHVTTLQELNIRYMPKEFEARVQKDTGEDWEKIKHIPSVNIS; translated from the exons ATGGCTGAGCGCTCCGTCAGCTTTCTTATAGCAAAATTGGGTTCCCTGTTATTAGAGGAAGCTAATTTCCTCGGTGGAGTGAAAACGCAAATCCTGTCTCTGCACGATGAACTTGAGTGGATTAACTCCTTCCTAAGAGATGCTGATGAAAAGCGCAGAAGCAACCGGAGGGTGAACTTGTGGGTGAGCCAAGTCAAAAACCTAGCTTTCGATGCTGAGGATATCATTGATTTGTACATGCTTCAAATCGTGCGACAACGGCAAAGAAATATAGTGAAGAGGTTTATGGGTTCTCGCAAATATCTTTTTACTCTACACAAGTTTGGAAACCAAGTGGAGGACATCAAAAGAAGGATTGGAGAGATTTCGGCTAACAGATCCAAGTACGGGATTGAAACTCTTGAAACTGGAGAGACTTCAACTCGTTTGGATGATTGCTTAGCacgaaagagaaggagagataacATGGAAGAGGAAGTTGACGTTGTTGGCTTTGAGAAAGATATTGAGAAACTAGCGACGCTTCTGAAGCAAGAAGAAGAGTCCGATCGGCAACTTCTCGTTGTTTCCATAGTGGGTATGGGTGGTTTAGGCAAGACCACCCTTGCTAAGAAAGTTTATGATAGGAGTGATGTCAAGAACACTTTCAATTCTTGTGCATGGATTTATGTCTCTCAAGAATACAGAATAAAAGATCTTCTCTCTGGGGCCATAGCACAACTAATGATGCGCACGAAGGAGGAGttagaaaagaagaatgaagaagatttGAAGAATTTGCTCTCTAATTACTTGAAAGAACGGAGATGTCTGCTTGTATTCGATGATGTATGGAGGAAAGAAGATTGGGACACATTAAAGTTAGCATTTCTACCACATCGGGATGAAAGGAAGCAACAACGAGTGTTGGTTACCACCCGTATTATGGAAGTAGCCAAACATACTGATCCATTAATTGCGCCATATGAACTCGGACTTCTGGGTGATAAGGAGAGTTTTGAACTCTTCTCAAAGAAGGTCTTTCAATACCAAGCAAGAATTGAGGAAAGAAGGTACTCCAAAGATTTGGAAGATGTTGGAAGGAAATTGGTTGCTAGGTGCGGTGGATTACCACTTGCGATTGTGGTATTAGGAGGTCTCTTATCGACAAAGGAGCGAACACTTGGCGTGTGGAACAAAGTACTTGAAAGCGTGAATTGGCAACTTAATGAAGGCCCACAGCAATGCATGGACATATTAGCTCTGAGTTATACAGACTTACCGTATTACTTGCAATCTtgttttctctattttggtCTTTACCCAGAAGACTATGAGATCTCTTCTGAAAAATTGATTCGATTATGGGTTGCAGAGGGGTTTATACTACAGAGAGGAGAGGAAACTATGGAAGATACTGCTGAGGAGTACCTAGAAGAGTTGATCGATAGGAGCATGATCCAAGCAGCAAGTAGGAGACCAGATGGAGGTGTTGAAAAATGTCGTATCCATGATCTCTTGCGGGACTTGGCAGTTTCAGAAGCCAAGAAAGATAAGCTTCTTGAAATATATGGGACTAGTAACTGTTCCGCTGGTTCTCTAAGCAGATTTCGTCGGCTTGCGATCCATCCAAACAAGAATGGTATGAACCCTATATCGAGTTCCACTCTTCACCATCTGCATTCCTTCTTGTGCTTCAGTTTTGACCTCCAAAAAAATGAGTGGAAGGGTCTTTATGTGGGGTTCAATCTGCTTAGAGTATTAGATTTACAGAATGTGACAACTCTTAAGGATTTACCCAAGGAAATTGGAGGCCTCGTCCTTCTAAAGTACTTGAACTTGCGTAGAACCAAACTACAAAGAATTCCACACTCAATGGGAAACCTCTGCAATCTACAAACTTTAGATCTCTCCGACACATCGATCACACACATACCCAAGGAAATATGGAGAATGCAACAACTAAGacatctttctattttctgtagAC AAAAGGTGGTTGTCACTAAGATTGGTCGAAGTTGTTGTTCTCCTCCCAGGGTCGATAATCTGAGGGACCTCCAGACGCTACATCTACCTGCAGGCAGTTGGATAGAAGGTGGTCTTAACAAGTTGACAAATCTGAGAGAACTCCAGATACGTGGAAAGTTGAGTTTGTATACGAGGGCATTAACCGACTCTATTGACAAATTGAAAAAACTTAAAGTGTTGCACTTATGGGGAAAATATACAATGGGAGATTATTTGccttttgtttcattttcacACCATGTGCACCTCTACAAATTGGTGTTGTATGGAAGGCTAGAGAAGATACCTGCCCCTGAGGATTTTCCACCATATCTCATAGAGTTGAGATTGAATAGATCCCATCTAAAGCAAGATGACCAACCAATGGCAACACTACAGAAGCTACCAAGCTTGAAGATTCTCCAATTAGGATGCGATGCATTTGAAGGAAAGGAAATGATTTGTCCTGGAGGAGGTTTTCCTAAACTCCAaaatttgaaactttttttAGTACATGCCTTGGAGGATTTGAAGGTGGAGCAAGGAGCATTCCCCTGCCTCAAAGTTTTAACTATTGATGAGTGCAACAAATTAAAGATGCTTCCAGATGGGCTGCAACACGTCACTACCCTCCAAGAGCTCAACATACGCTACATGCCGAAGGAATTCGAAGCGAGAGTACAAAAAGACACGGGAGAGGATTGGGAAAAGATAAAGCACATACCCTCTGTCAATATTTCTTAG